The Cohnella abietis genome has a segment encoding these proteins:
- a CDS encoding M24 family metallopeptidase, which produces MTNHVKIPDHEYKERIQRAAALVAQQGLDVMIVNSNEADYANVRYFSGFWPLFERAGVAITATGDAALLVGPESTIYASDFGKIDKLFTLMEYRESANPSYPELRPDSYRDVFKALGITGSKLKIGVASLLDTSVVMMEGLKSNFPDAEISSADEIMVSLRRIKSENELACMREGFRITELATQEVIRTIRPGVTETQMVGVAQRVIYENGAEYEGLPMYIFSEKSTRHAISRSSHRVINKGDIVQLNLSAKVDGYSPSIGMPISLGKLTPERRAVIEFGLKAHEWTQENLKAGILASDVAKGFLQFYKDNGYEKNYLYGPCHGTGMIEVEAPWMETSSNYLLVPNMTFQIDTFVTTDTFGIRWEKGAVIRPDGCELLCNPIGTIHELEF; this is translated from the coding sequence ATGACAAATCATGTGAAAATTCCGGATCACGAGTATAAGGAAAGAATCCAAAGGGCGGCCGCACTCGTCGCACAACAAGGGCTGGACGTCATGATCGTCAACTCTAATGAAGCGGATTATGCGAACGTGCGGTACTTTAGCGGATTCTGGCCATTGTTTGAGCGGGCTGGTGTGGCGATTACGGCGACGGGGGATGCAGCGCTTCTCGTTGGACCGGAGAGCACGATCTACGCGAGTGATTTTGGTAAAATAGACAAGCTATTCACGCTGATGGAATACCGCGAATCTGCAAATCCGAGCTATCCTGAACTGAGACCGGACTCCTATCGTGACGTGTTTAAAGCGTTGGGTATTACGGGCTCGAAGCTGAAGATCGGCGTTGCCAGCTTGCTCGACACGAGCGTGGTCATGATGGAAGGACTGAAGAGTAACTTCCCAGACGCGGAAATTTCCAGCGCGGATGAGATCATGGTTTCGCTGCGTCGTATTAAGTCCGAGAACGAATTGGCTTGTATGCGCGAAGGGTTCCGCATTACTGAACTGGCGACACAGGAAGTGATCCGTACGATCCGTCCAGGTGTGACGGAAACGCAAATGGTCGGTGTCGCTCAGCGCGTCATTTACGAGAACGGCGCGGAATATGAAGGGCTTCCGATGTATATTTTCAGCGAGAAATCGACCCGTCATGCAATCTCTCGTTCCTCGCACCGTGTCATCAACAAAGGGGACATCGTTCAGTTGAACCTGTCGGCTAAAGTGGACGGTTACTCGCCGAGCATCGGCATGCCAATCAGCCTCGGCAAGCTGACGCCTGAGCGCCGCGCGGTCATTGAGTTCGGCCTGAAAGCGCACGAATGGACGCAGGAGAACTTGAAGGCAGGCATTCTTGCAAGTGATGTAGCGAAAGGATTCCTTCAATTCTATAAAGACAACGGCTACGAGAAAAACTACCTTTATGGACCTTGCCACGGAACGGGGATGATCGAAGTGGAAGCGCCATGGATGGAAACATCGTCGAACTATTTGCTGGTGCCGAACATGACATTCCAGATCGACACGTTCGTCACAACCGACACGTTCGGAATTCGGTGGGAGAAGGGTGCCGTCATCCGTCCGGATGGCTGCGAGCTTCTGTGCAACCCGATCGGCACAATTCACGAGCTGGAGTTCTAA
- a CDS encoding polysaccharide deacetylase family protein, protein MMKNNIHVVFGFDMETDVGSFTPYYDGVKNATAPLVELFDKKGIKGTFYYTGDAARRNPESVELVKQSGNEVGCHSLFHETVGDELFPIPGVVPLLPEEVPFRIEKATEWVQQVLGHQPVSFRAPRLWGSTALLNSLEKLNYVSDASYPMYFYRERFVPYHPHKNDWTKEGDMNIVEIPNFADMVMQSNDPGLERDRDQWPLFRTKSADELMKRIDGFVKFLQDRNLPVVLCFYFHPWEFIPIQESYHYGEAKVTPDRFLTLGCGEKAMNEFAILIDRLKDIGSTFHRADEFAGLWSKNSIR, encoded by the coding sequence ATGATGAAAAATAATATTCATGTCGTTTTCGGGTTTGATATGGAAACGGATGTGGGCAGTTTTACACCTTATTATGACGGAGTCAAAAATGCGACCGCGCCTCTCGTCGAATTGTTCGACAAGAAAGGCATCAAAGGTACGTTCTATTATACGGGGGATGCGGCGCGCCGAAATCCCGAGAGTGTCGAACTCGTCAAGCAAAGCGGTAATGAGGTCGGCTGCCACTCTCTGTTCCATGAGACGGTAGGCGATGAGCTGTTCCCGATTCCGGGAGTCGTACCGCTATTGCCGGAGGAAGTTCCGTTTCGCATCGAGAAAGCGACGGAATGGGTGCAGCAGGTGCTCGGTCATCAGCCGGTATCGTTCCGAGCACCCCGCCTGTGGGGGTCAACTGCATTACTGAATTCGTTGGAGAAGCTTAATTACGTCTCCGATGCTTCCTATCCGATGTATTTTTACCGGGAAAGATTCGTTCCTTACCATCCGCACAAGAACGATTGGACGAAGGAAGGCGACATGAACATCGTCGAGATTCCGAACTTCGCAGACATGGTCATGCAGAGCAACGATCCGGGACTTGAGCGTGACCGTGATCAATGGCCGTTGTTCCGCACGAAAAGCGCTGACGAGCTAATGAAGCGCATCGACGGGTTCGTGAAATTTCTACAGGATCGGAATTTGCCTGTCGTGCTATGCTTCTACTTCCATCCATGGGAGTTCATTCCGATTCAGGAGAGCTACCATTACGGCGAAGCAAAGGTGACGCCTGACCGCTTCTTGACGCTGGGCTGCGGGGAGAAGGCGATGAATGAATTCGCGATTCTGATTGATAGATTAAAAGATATAGGCTCGACCTTCCACCGGGCGGATGAGTTCGCGGGATTGTGGAGTAAAAATAGCATTAGGTAA
- a CDS encoding sensory rhodopsin transducer: MTNEGDEEMGKGQGNTLWIFPDCEMPPAGDSLLKGHESVIVLNLGNDEAKVSLTLYFTDRDPVDSIEVKVGGERVRCLRLDNPDDLNGYVIPREEQYALKVVSDTPVVVQYGRLDTRQDNMAFYTTMGFSE; the protein is encoded by the coding sequence ATGACTAATGAAGGGGATGAGGAAATGGGCAAGGGTCAAGGCAATACTCTATGGATATTTCCCGATTGCGAAATGCCGCCGGCAGGAGATTCTCTACTGAAGGGACATGAATCGGTTATTGTGCTTAATCTGGGAAATGACGAAGCGAAGGTGAGTTTGACGCTCTATTTTACGGATCGCGATCCAGTTGACTCTATCGAAGTAAAAGTTGGAGGCGAAAGAGTTCGCTGTCTGCGTCTCGACAACCCGGATGATCTCAACGGATACGTTATTCCGCGAGAGGAACAGTATGCGCTTAAAGTCGTCAGCGATACTCCAGTGGTCGTGCAATATGGGCGGCTTGATACAAGACAGGATAACATGGCTTTCTATACGACGATGGGCTTCAGTGAATAA